A stretch of the Nitratireductor thuwali genome encodes the following:
- a CDS encoding ArsR/SmtB family transcription factor, with protein MVDHQEATLDTVFHALADSTRRAMLRTLAEGGEKSVSALASPYSMTLAGASKHVKVLEAAGLVRRRVEGRIHYCRLEAARMAEAEAWLRYYERFWTRRLDTLEALLKAEDEQAGEGKKL; from the coding sequence ATGGTTGACCATCAGGAAGCAACGCTCGACACCGTCTTTCATGCGCTCGCCGACAGCACGCGGCGGGCGATGCTGAGGACATTGGCCGAGGGCGGGGAAAAGAGCGTCAGCGCCCTTGCCTCCCCCTATTCCATGACGCTGGCGGGCGCCTCCAAGCATGTGAAGGTTCTGGAGGCGGCGGGGCTGGTGCGCAGGCGCGTGGAAGGCCGCATTCACTATTGCCGTTTGGAGGCTGCGCGGATGGCCGAGGCAGAGGCCTGGCTGCGCTATTACGAGCGCTTCTGGACCCGCCGGCTCGACACGCTGGAAGCGCTGCTCAAGGCCGAGGACGAACAGGCAGGAGAAGGAAAGAAACTGTGA
- the bfr gene encoding bacterioferritin: MKGDPKVIERLNEALFLELGAVNQYWLHYRLLEDWGYTKLAAKERAESIEEMHHADKLVQRIIFLEGHPNLQNVGALRIGQDVKEVLEADLAGEYDARTSYKDSRDICNQAGDYVSMKLFEELLADEEGHIDFLETQLELLDTIGLEKYGQLNAGSADESE, encoded by the coding sequence ATGAAAGGCGACCCAAAGGTCATCGAGCGGCTTAACGAGGCTCTTTTTCTGGAGCTCGGCGCCGTCAACCAGTATTGGCTTCACTATCGCCTGCTGGAGGACTGGGGATACACCAAGCTCGCCGCCAAGGAGCGGGCCGAATCCATCGAGGAAATGCATCACGCGGACAAGCTGGTGCAGCGCATCATCTTCCTGGAAGGTCATCCTAACCTGCAGAATGTCGGCGCCTTGCGCATCGGCCAGGACGTGAAAGAGGTGCTGGAAGCCGATCTTGCCGGCGAATATGACGCACGCACCTCCTACAAGGATTCGCGCGACATCTGCAATCAGGCTGGCGACTATGTTTCGATGAAGCTCTTCGAGGAACTTCTCGCAGACGAGGAAGGCCATATCGACTTCCTGGAAACCCAGCTCGAGCTGCTGGACACGATCGGCCTGGAGAAATACGGCCAGCTCAACGCCGGATCGGCCGACGAGAGCGAGTAG
- a CDS encoding (2Fe-2S)-binding protein, whose translation MLVCQCNLITQKELEAQIRAMLDEDPWQLIVPAKVYHAMAQRGRCCGCFPNVVETIIRVTEDYHSHAQEGEASVVTHLDRVRALREKFGSKFNERRPKGHRAA comes from the coding sequence ATGCTTGTCTGTCAGTGTAATCTCATCACGCAGAAGGAACTCGAGGCGCAGATTCGCGCCATGCTCGACGAGGATCCCTGGCAGCTTATCGTTCCCGCCAAGGTGTATCACGCGATGGCCCAGCGCGGCCGGTGTTGCGGTTGCTTCCCAAATGTGGTGGAAACAATCATTCGGGTAACCGAAGATTACCACAGCCACGCGCAAGAGGGCGAAGCCAGTGTGGTGACGCATCTCGACCGCGTTCGTGCGTTGCGCGAAAAGTTCGGGAGCAAATTCAATGAAAGGCGACCCAAAGGTCATCGAGCGGCTTAA
- a CDS encoding DapH/DapD/GlmU-related protein: MTRLSEKPLVHETAEVTGSTLGRFTEIAERCRVHETQLGDYSYMMQDCSAWCATIGKFANIAAAVRFNATNHPTWRATLHHFTYRAGDYWDDATDEAEFFDWRRSNVVTIGHDTWFGHGSTVLPGVTVGHGAVVGAGAVVSKDVAPYTIVGGVPARVIRPRFDGRVADRFLELAWWDWDHERLRSALDDFRMLSAEAFLEKHGG; this comes from the coding sequence ATGACGCGGCTCTCCGAAAAGCCGCTGGTGCACGAGACGGCGGAGGTGACCGGCTCGACGCTCGGCCGCTTCACCGAGATCGCGGAGCGATGCCGGGTGCACGAGACCCAGCTCGGGGACTATTCCTACATGATGCAGGACTGCAGCGCCTGGTGCGCCACGATAGGCAAATTCGCCAATATCGCCGCGGCCGTGCGCTTCAACGCGACCAACCACCCCACGTGGCGCGCCACGCTGCACCATTTCACCTATCGCGCCGGCGACTATTGGGACGATGCGACCGACGAGGCGGAATTCTTCGACTGGCGGCGGAGCAACGTGGTGACGATCGGGCACGATACGTGGTTCGGCCACGGCTCCACGGTGCTGCCGGGGGTGACGGTGGGCCATGGCGCGGTGGTCGGGGCCGGCGCGGTGGTCAGCAAGGATGTGGCGCCCTACACCATCGTCGGCGGCGTGCCGGCGCGCGTCATCCGTCCGCGTTTCGACGGAAGGGTTGCCGACCGGTTTCTGGAGCTTGCGTGGTGGGACTGGGATCATGAGAGATTGCGGAGCGCGCTCGACGACTTCCGGATGCTTTCGGCGGAAGCCTTTCTGGAGAAACACGGGGGATAG
- the phnL gene encoding phosphonate C-P lyase system protein PhnL: MTTPLVVSELSKTFTMHLQGGVRLPVVENVSFAVRAGECAVLGGPSGTGKSSILKMVYGNYAADAGQIIVTHDGALVDLATADPRTVIDVRRRTVGYVSQFLRVVPRVSALDIVAEPAIAEGTEPESARAKAAAMLARLNLPERLWRLPPATFSGGEQQRVNIARGFITAHPILLLDEPTASLDRANRQVVVEMIAEKKAAGTALLGIFHDQDVREQVADSIIDVTQFAPARAA; this comes from the coding sequence ATGACCACTCCGCTTGTCGTTTCCGAGCTTTCCAAGACCTTCACCATGCATCTGCAGGGCGGCGTGCGCCTGCCGGTGGTCGAAAACGTCTCCTTCGCCGTCAGGGCGGGCGAGTGCGCGGTGCTGGGCGGCCCGTCGGGCACGGGCAAGAGTTCGATCCTGAAGATGGTCTACGGCAATTACGCGGCCGACGCCGGCCAGATCATCGTCACCCATGACGGCGCGCTGGTGGATTTGGCGACCGCCGATCCGCGCACGGTCATCGATGTGCGGCGGCGCACGGTCGGCTATGTCAGCCAGTTCCTGCGCGTGGTGCCGCGCGTTTCGGCGCTCGACATCGTCGCCGAGCCGGCGATTGCCGAAGGCACGGAGCCGGAAAGCGCGCGGGCGAAGGCGGCGGCGATGCTGGCGCGGCTCAACCTGCCGGAGCGGCTATGGCGGCTGCCGCCGGCGACCTTTTCCGGCGGCGAGCAGCAGCGGGTCAACATCGCGCGCGGCTTCATCACCGCGCATCCCATCCTGCTGCTCGACGAGCCGACGGCCTCGCTCGACCGGGCCAACCGGCAGGTGGTGGTGGAGATGATCGCGGAGAAGAAGGCGGCGGGAACGGCGCTGCTGGGCATCTTCCACGACCAGGATGTGCGCGAGCAGGTGGCCGACAGCATCATCGACGTCACCCAATTCGCGCCGGCGAGGGCGGCATGA
- the phnK gene encoding phosphonate C-P lyase system protein PhnK, translated as MTAEPLFTVRSVSKFYGNRIGCEDISFDLWPGEVLAVVGESGSGKTTLLNCLSTRLLPTSGVVSYRMRDGAFRDLYRMSEAERRFLMRTDWGFVHQNPADGLRMTVSAGANVGERLMALGDRHYGQIRATATDWLGRVEIAGDRVDDQPRAFSGGMRQRLQIARNLVTGPRLMFMDEPTGGLDVSVQARLLDLLRGLVQDMGLAAIVVTHDLAVARLLSHRMIVMKEGRVVETGLTDRVLDDPQAPYTQLLVSSILQV; from the coding sequence ATGACCGCCGAACCCCTTTTCACCGTGCGCTCGGTCTCGAAATTCTACGGCAACCGCATCGGCTGCGAGGACATCTCCTTCGATCTGTGGCCGGGAGAGGTGCTGGCGGTGGTGGGCGAGTCCGGTTCGGGCAAGACCACGCTGCTCAATTGCCTGTCGACCCGGCTGCTGCCGACATCGGGCGTTGTCTCCTACCGTATGCGGGACGGCGCCTTTCGCGATCTTTACCGGATGAGCGAGGCGGAGCGGCGGTTCTTGATGCGGACCGATTGGGGATTCGTGCACCAGAACCCGGCAGACGGCCTGCGCATGACGGTCTCGGCCGGCGCCAATGTGGGCGAGCGCCTGATGGCGCTGGGCGACCGGCATTACGGGCAGATCCGGGCCACGGCGACCGACTGGCTGGGGCGCGTGGAGATCGCCGGGGACCGGGTGGACGACCAGCCGCGCGCCTTTTCCGGCGGCATGCGCCAGCGCCTGCAGATCGCGCGCAACCTGGTGACGGGACCCCGGCTGATGTTCATGGACGAGCCCACCGGCGGTCTCGACGTATCGGTGCAGGCGCGCCTGCTCGACCTTTTGCGCGGGCTTGTGCAGGACATGGGGCTGGCGGCCATCGTGGTGACCCACGATCTGGCCGTGGCGCGGCTCCTGTCGCACCGCATGATCGTGATGAAGGAGGGGCGCGTGGTGGAAACCGGCCTCACCGACCGGGTGCTGGACGACCCGCAGGCGCCCTACACGCAGCTTCTCGTTTCCTCGATCCTGCAGGTGTGA
- a CDS encoding alpha-D-ribose 1-methylphosphonate 5-phosphate C-P-lyase PhnJ codes for MNAHADNIAQYNFAYLDEQTKRMIRRAILKAIAIPGYQVPFASREMPMPYGWGTGGVQVTASIIGPDDVLKVIDQGSDDTTNAVSIRAFFQKVAEVAVTTETGKASIIQTRHRIPEEPLKAGQVLIYQVPIPEPLRFLEPRETETRKMHALEEYGLMHVKLYEDIAQHGHIATTYAYPVKVEGRYVMDPSPTPKFDNPKMHMSAALQLFGAGREKRIYAIPPHTRVESLDFEDHPFRVQTFDQPCALCGSAGVYLDEVVLDDAGGRMFVCSDTDYCEKRRAEGHAGPTGSPGEGEVQ; via the coding sequence ATGAACGCGCATGCGGACAACATCGCCCAGTACAATTTCGCCTATCTGGACGAGCAGACCAAGCGGATGATCCGCCGGGCGATCCTCAAGGCAATCGCCATCCCGGGCTATCAGGTGCCGTTCGCCAGCCGGGAAATGCCGATGCCCTATGGCTGGGGCACCGGCGGCGTGCAGGTGACGGCTTCCATCATCGGGCCGGACGACGTGTTGAAGGTGATCGACCAGGGCTCGGACGACACGACCAACGCCGTCTCCATCCGCGCCTTCTTCCAGAAGGTGGCGGAGGTGGCGGTGACCACGGAGACCGGGAAGGCAAGCATCATCCAGACGCGCCACCGCATTCCCGAGGAGCCGCTGAAAGCGGGCCAGGTGCTGATCTATCAGGTGCCCATTCCCGAACCCCTGCGCTTTCTGGAACCGCGCGAGACGGAAACGCGCAAGATGCACGCGCTGGAGGAATACGGCCTCATGCATGTGAAGCTCTACGAGGACATCGCCCAGCACGGCCACATCGCCACCACCTACGCCTATCCGGTGAAGGTGGAGGGGCGTTATGTGATGGACCCCTCGCCGACGCCGAAGTTCGACAATCCGAAAATGCACATGTCTGCCGCGCTGCAGCTTTTCGGAGCGGGCCGCGAGAAGCGCATCTATGCCATACCGCCCCATACGCGGGTGGAAAGCCTCGACTTCGAGGATCATCCATTCCGGGTGCAGACCTTCGACCAGCCCTGCGCGCTGTGCGGCAGCGCGGGCGTCTATCTCGACGAGGTGGTGCTGGACGATGCGGGCGGGCGCATGTTCGTCTGTTCCGACACGGATTATTGCGAGAAGCGGCGGGCGGAGGGGCATGCCGGACCAACGGGATCGCCGGGTGAAGGAGAGGTTCAATGA
- the fosX gene encoding FosX/FosE/FosI family fosfomycin resistance hydrolase, which translates to MIEGLSHMTFVVSDLERMTEILTGIFGAEEVYSSGDETFSVAREKFFVAGGLWIAIMEGEALPERSYNHIAFKIDDSDFDLYLERIRRLELDMKPPRPRVEGEGRSIYFYDDDNHMFELHTGTLADRLSRYAKGREAAE; encoded by the coding sequence ATGATCGAGGGGCTGTCTCATATGACGTTCGTCGTTTCGGATCTCGAGCGAATGACGGAGATCCTCACCGGAATATTCGGCGCCGAGGAGGTCTATTCGAGCGGAGACGAAACCTTTTCCGTGGCGCGCGAGAAATTCTTCGTGGCTGGCGGCCTGTGGATCGCCATCATGGAGGGGGAGGCGTTGCCGGAACGCAGCTACAACCATATCGCTTTCAAGATCGACGACTCGGATTTCGACCTCTATCTGGAGCGCATCCGCCGGCTGGAGCTCGACATGAAGCCGCCGCGCCCGCGCGTCGAAGGGGAAGGCCGCTCCATCTATTTCTACGACGACGACAACCACATGTTCGAGCTGCATACGGGCACGCTTGCCGACCGGCTCTCGCGCTATGCCAAAGGCAGGGAGGCGGCGGAATGA
- a CDS encoding carbon-phosphorus lyase complex subunit PhnI, which translates to MYVAVKGGEAAIENAHRLLADRRRGPRDVPALTLEQIAGQLALAVDRVMAEGSLYDAGLAALAIKQARGDMIEAIFLLRAYRTTLPRFGYSKPVDTGAMLVERRISATYKDLPGGQLLGPTFDYTHRLLDPGLAGDGMPEAPERREGEAEESRMPRVTEILAGEGLVEPDGALPDSMEPADITRTPPEFPQGRDARLQALSRGDEGFLLALGYSTQRGYARSHPFAGEIRIGEVEIELDVPELDFAVPLGRIRVTECQMINQFKGSAKAPPQFTRGYGLVFGQSERKAMAMALCDRALRAKELGEDIVAPAQDEEFVISHADNVQATGFVEHLKLPHYVDFQAELGLVRQLRREFEERRSGNDPARKEAAE; encoded by the coding sequence ATGTATGTCGCGGTGAAGGGCGGCGAGGCCGCCATCGAAAACGCACACCGGCTGCTGGCCGACCGGAGGCGCGGGCCGCGCGACGTGCCGGCGCTGACGCTGGAGCAGATCGCGGGCCAGCTTGCGCTGGCGGTCGACCGGGTGATGGCGGAAGGCTCGCTCTACGATGCCGGGCTTGCCGCACTCGCCATCAAGCAGGCGCGCGGCGACATGATCGAGGCGATCTTCCTCCTGCGCGCCTACCGCACCACCCTGCCCCGCTTCGGGTATTCGAAGCCGGTGGACACCGGCGCGATGCTGGTGGAGCGGCGCATCTCGGCCACCTACAAGGATCTGCCGGGCGGGCAACTGCTGGGCCCCACCTTCGACTATACGCACCGGCTGCTCGACCCCGGGCTGGCCGGCGACGGCATGCCGGAGGCGCCGGAACGCCGCGAGGGGGAGGCGGAAGAGAGCCGCATGCCGCGGGTGACGGAGATTCTCGCCGGCGAAGGGCTCGTGGAGCCGGACGGCGCGCTGCCCGACAGCATGGAGCCGGCCGACATCACCCGCACGCCGCCAGAGTTTCCGCAGGGGCGCGACGCGCGCCTGCAGGCGCTGTCGCGGGGGGACGAGGGCTTCCTTCTGGCGCTCGGCTATTCCACCCAGCGCGGCTACGCGCGCAGCCATCCCTTCGCCGGCGAGATACGCATCGGCGAGGTGGAGATCGAGCTCGACGTTCCCGAGCTGGATTTTGCCGTGCCGCTCGGCCGCATCCGCGTGACCGAGTGCCAGATGATCAACCAGTTCAAGGGCTCCGCCAAGGCGCCGCCGCAGTTCACCCGCGGCTATGGCCTGGTCTTCGGCCAGTCCGAGCGCAAGGCGATGGCCATGGCGCTGTGCGACCGGGCGCTGAGGGCGAAGGAGCTGGGCGAGGACATCGTCGCCCCCGCACAGGATGAGGAATTCGTTATCTCGCACGCCGACAATGTGCAGGCGACCGGCTTCGTCGAGCATCTGAAGCTGCCGCATTATGTCGACTTCCAGGCCGAGCTCGGACTGGTGCGGCAGTTGCGGCGCGAGTTCGAGGAGCGCAGGTCGGGCAACGACCCGGCGCGCAAGGAGGCCGCGGAATGA
- the phnH gene encoding phosphonate C-P lyase system protein PhnH codes for MDFEALAMEGGFARPVLEAQSVFRALMDGMARPGLGMAGFPLPSPPAPLSPEAGAVALALCDPDTPIWLDAAMREESAVAAWLGFHTGAPIVVHAAEAHFAFVADPGDLIGLENFAQGSQDYPDRSATLVLEVASLEGGPALRLAGPGIETERAIAPRPLPRHFARQWEQNNARFPRGIDVLLVCREGLIGLPRTVRIHQQEG; via the coding sequence ATGGATTTCGAGGCACTTGCGATGGAAGGCGGGTTCGCGCGGCCGGTGCTGGAGGCGCAGTCCGTGTTCCGGGCGCTGATGGACGGCATGGCGCGGCCCGGCCTGGGCATGGCCGGCTTCCCGCTGCCCAGCCCGCCCGCCCCGCTTTCGCCGGAAGCCGGCGCAGTGGCGCTGGCGCTGTGCGATCCCGATACGCCGATCTGGCTCGATGCGGCCATGCGCGAGGAAAGCGCGGTTGCCGCCTGGCTCGGCTTCCACACCGGCGCACCCATCGTTGTGCATGCGGCGGAGGCGCATTTCGCCTTCGTGGCCGATCCTGGAGACCTGATCGGGCTCGAAAACTTCGCACAGGGCAGCCAGGACTATCCCGACCGGTCGGCGACGCTGGTGCTCGAGGTGGCGAGCCTTGAGGGCGGGCCGGCGCTGCGGCTTGCCGGGCCCGGAATCGAAACGGAAAGGGCAATCGCGCCGCGTCCGCTGCCCCGGCACTTCGCACGGCAATGGGAACAGAACAATGCGCGGTTTCCGCGCGGCATCGACGTGCTGCTGGTCTGCCGGGAAGGGCTGATCGGACTGCCGCGCACCGTGCGCATCCACCAACAGGAGGGCTGA
- the phnG gene encoding phosphonate C-P lyase system protein PhnG, translating into MAEPEQSQFSRREAMAVLARAPEDRVMALFAASGLPEAATALRGPETGLVALRGRIGGGGAAFNFGEATVTRASVKLPTGEIGHSYALGRAREKARVAAVIDALAQKPENRARIADAILAPLRAEQREADGRRREETAATQVDFFTMTRGED; encoded by the coding sequence ATGGCCGAACCCGAACAATCCCAGTTTTCCAGGCGTGAGGCGATGGCGGTGCTTGCGAGGGCGCCGGAGGACCGCGTTATGGCGCTGTTCGCGGCAAGCGGTTTGCCGGAAGCGGCGACAGCCCTGCGCGGCCCGGAAACCGGGCTCGTGGCGCTGCGCGGGCGGATCGGCGGCGGCGGCGCGGCCTTCAATTTCGGCGAGGCGACGGTGACGCGGGCCAGCGTGAAGCTGCCGACCGGCGAGATCGGGCATTCCTATGCGCTCGGCCGCGCGCGGGAGAAGGCGCGCGTCGCGGCGGTGATCGACGCGCTGGCGCAGAAGCCCGAAAACCGGGCGCGGATCGCCGACGCAATCCTCGCGCCGCTTCGCGCGGAGCAGCGCGAGGCCGACGGCCGGCGGCGCGAGGAGACGGCGGCCACGCAGGTCGACTTCTTCACAATGACCCGAGGAGAGGACTGA
- the phnF gene encoding phosphonate metabolism transcriptional regulator PhnF, giving the protein MQTSPDEAIERRSGVALWRQIADRIRLGIAEGLADDAGRLPTEMALAGRFGVNRHTVRTAIQALVQEGVLRSEQGRGTFVEGPRRLSYPIRARTRFSAGLAGQARERRGHLLSHAYEPAPPQAAEALGLAPETAILRLETVSQADGRPVSRATSYFPAARFAGLEKHFADTGSITAALAALGVPDYVRATTRISARHADSADLAHLKLSPGAIVLITFAVNADSAGIPIQYSLTRFAADRVELQVDGEG; this is encoded by the coding sequence ATGCAGACGTCACCGGATGAAGCTATCGAACGGCGCAGCGGCGTGGCGCTGTGGCGGCAGATCGCCGACCGTATCCGCCTGGGCATAGCCGAGGGCCTGGCCGACGATGCGGGGCGCCTGCCCACGGAGATGGCGCTGGCCGGACGCTTCGGCGTCAACCGGCACACCGTGCGCACCGCCATCCAGGCGCTGGTTCAGGAGGGCGTCCTGCGCAGCGAGCAGGGCCGCGGCACCTTTGTGGAAGGTCCGCGCCGCCTGTCCTATCCCATCCGCGCGCGCACCCGCTTTTCAGCCGGCCTTGCCGGCCAGGCGCGCGAAAGGCGCGGCCACTTGCTGTCCCACGCCTACGAGCCTGCCCCGCCGCAGGCGGCCGAAGCGCTTGGCCTTGCGCCGGAGACCGCGATCCTGCGGCTTGAAACCGTCTCGCAGGCCGATGGCCGCCCCGTCTCGCGCGCCACGAGCTATTTCCCCGCCGCCCGCTTCGCTGGGCTGGAAAAGCACTTCGCCGATACCGGCAGCATCACCGCCGCCCTCGCGGCGCTGGGCGTGCCCGATTATGTCCGCGCCACCACCCGCATCTCCGCGCGCCATGCCGACAGCGCCGACCTTGCCCACCTGAAACTCTCCCCCGGCGCCATAGTGCTCATCACCTTCGCCGTGAACGCCGACAGCGCGGGGATCCCGATACAATATTCGCTGACGCGCTTTGCCGCGGACCGGGTGGAACTGCAGGTGGATGGGGAGGGTTGA
- a CDS encoding ABC transporter substrate-binding protein, whose protein sequence is MLKSTLAAAALLLSALAVRAEPVDPADWDGVLAQAEGQTVYLNAWGGSENINAYLEWANGELKERFGVTLVHVKLDDTANAVAKVVAEKAAGRDAGGSVDLIWINGENFAAMKQRGLLLSPGWAESLPNWQYVDYENKPTIRTDFTIPVEGQAAPWGMAKLVFFYDTARTDKADLPENATELLAWAEANPGRFSYPQPPDFIGSSFLKQVLVEKTEDRSLLQKPADEETFADVSAPLFAYLDRLHEVAWRSGRTFPENYPAMKQLLADGELEIIFAFNPAEASSAIANGELPDTVRSFTFPEGTLANTHFLAIPYNASATAGALVTANFLMSPEAQAHKQDPKVWGDPTVLAVDKLPEEARARFAALDLGIATLSPAELGPALAEPHPSWMERIEEEWKRRYTAGN, encoded by the coding sequence ATGTTGAAATCCACTCTCGCCGCCGCCGCCTTGCTACTTTCCGCGTTGGCGGTCCGCGCGGAGCCGGTGGACCCGGCCGACTGGGACGGCGTCCTAGCGCAAGCCGAGGGCCAGACCGTCTATCTCAACGCCTGGGGCGGGTCGGAAAACATCAACGCCTATCTCGAATGGGCGAATGGCGAGTTGAAGGAGCGCTTCGGCGTCACCCTCGTGCATGTGAAGCTCGACGACACCGCCAACGCGGTCGCCAAGGTCGTCGCCGAAAAGGCGGCGGGGCGCGATGCGGGCGGCAGCGTCGACCTCATCTGGATCAACGGCGAGAACTTTGCGGCGATGAAGCAGCGCGGGCTGCTTCTTTCCCCCGGCTGGGCCGAGAGCCTGCCCAACTGGCAATATGTCGATTACGAGAACAAGCCCACCATCCGCACCGATTTCACGATCCCCGTGGAGGGGCAGGCCGCGCCCTGGGGCATGGCCAAGCTCGTCTTCTTCTACGACACGGCGCGCACGGACAAGGCCGATCTGCCCGAGAACGCGACCGAGCTGCTCGCCTGGGCGGAAGCCAATCCCGGCCGCTTCTCCTATCCCCAGCCGCCGGATTTCATAGGATCCTCCTTCCTCAAGCAGGTCCTGGTCGAAAAGACCGAGGATCGGTCGCTGCTGCAGAAGCCGGCCGACGAGGAGACGTTCGCCGATGTCAGCGCGCCGCTGTTTGCCTATCTCGACCGCCTCCACGAGGTCGCCTGGCGGTCCGGCCGCACCTTCCCCGAGAACTACCCGGCCATGAAGCAGCTTCTGGCCGATGGCGAGCTGGAGATCATCTTCGCCTTCAATCCGGCGGAGGCTTCGAGCGCCATCGCCAACGGCGAGCTGCCCGATACGGTGCGCTCCTTCACCTTCCCCGAAGGGACGCTCGCCAACACCCATTTCCTTGCCATCCCGTACAATGCCTCGGCCACGGCGGGCGCGCTGGTGACGGCCAATTTCCTCATGTCGCCGGAGGCCCAGGCGCACAAGCAGGACCCGAAAGTGTGGGGCGATCCCACGGTGCTGGCCGTCGACAAGCTGCCCGAGGAAGCCCGCGCCCGCTTTGCCGCGCTCGATCTCGGCATCGCCACCCTGTCCCCCGCCGAGCTCGGCCCCGCTTTGGCCGAGCCTCACCCAAGCTGGATGGAGCGCATCGAGGAAGAATGGAAACGGCGCTACACGGCGGGAAACTGA